One Manihot esculenta cultivar AM560-2 chromosome 6, M.esculenta_v8, whole genome shotgun sequence DNA segment encodes these proteins:
- the LOC110618320 gene encoding mannose-1-phosphate guanyltransferase alpha isoform X1, which yields MGSSGEKVVAVIMVGGPTKGTRFRPLSLNVAKPLFPLAGQPMVHHPISACKRIPNLAHIYLVGFYEEREFALYVSSISNELKVPVRYLREDKPHGSAGGLYNFRDLIMEDSPSHIFLLNCDVCCSFPLREMLEAHRRYGGMGTILVIKVSAESASQFGELVADPDTKELLHYTEKPETFVSDLINCGVYVFTPDIFTAIQGVSSQRKDRANLRRLSSFEALQSATSSTSWSHTNFFNRSIPTDFVRLDQDILSPLAGKKKLYTYETMDFWEQIKTPGMSLKCSALYLAQFRYNSPHLLASGDGSKSATIIGDVFIHPSAKVHPTAKIGPNVSISANARIGPGARLISCIILDDVEVMENAVVIHAIVGWKSSIGRWSRVQAAGDFNAKLGVTILGEAVSVEDEVVVVNSIVLPNKTLNVSVQEEIIL from the exons ATGGGTAGCTCTGGTGAGAAGGTTGTGGCTGTGATTATGGTCGGTGGACCAACTAAAG GGACTCGATTCCGGCCATTGTCATTGAATGTCGCCAAGCCTCTTTTTCCTTTAGCAGGACAACCAATGGTTCACCATCCAATTTCTGCTTGCAAAAGG ATTCCAAACCTAGCACATATCTATCTTGTCGGTTTTTATGAGGAACGAGAATTTGCATTGTATGTTTCATCAATCTCAAATGAGCTTAAAGTCCCTGTGAG ATATTTGAGGGAAGACAAGCCACATGGTTCAGCTGGTGGGCTTTATAACTTCAGAGATCTAATCATGGAAGACAGTCCG TCTCATATCTTCTTGTTGAATTGTGATGTTTGCTGCAGTTTTCCTCTCAGAGAAATGCTTG AGGCTCATAGAAGATATGGTGGGATGGGAACAATTCTAGTAATCAAG GTTTCTGCTGAGTCAGCCAGCCAGTTTGGTGAATTGGTAGCTGATCCTGACACCAAAGAATTGTTGCATTACACAGAGAAACCAGAAACATTT GTAAGTGACCTGATAAATTGCGGTGTATATGTGTTTACACCAGATATTTTTACAGCCATCCAGGGTGTTTCTTCTCAACGGAAAGATAGAG CTAATCTTAGACGTCTTTCCAGCTTTGAAGCACTTCAATCAGCCACAAG TTCAACTTCTTGGTCTCATACAAATTTCTTCAACAGAAGCATTCCCACAGATTTTGTGAGACTGGATCAAGATATCCTGTCACCGCTTGCAGGCAAAAAGAAGCTCTATACATATGAAACCATGGATTTCTGGGAGCAAATTAAAACTCCTGG AATGTCTCTAAAATGTTCTGCTTTGTATCTTGCTCAATTCCGATACAACTCCCCACATCTTTTGGCTAGTGGAGATGGCTCAAAGAGTGCTACCATAATTGGCGATGTTTTTATTCACCCATCAGCAAAAGTACATCCAACTGCAAAG ATTGGTCCAAATGTCTCAATATCTGCTAATGCCCGAATAGGACCAGGTGCAAGGCTCATCAGTTGTATCATCCTCGATGATGTTGAAGTCATG GAAAATGCAGTtgttattcatgcaattgtTGGGTGGAAATCTTCCATTGGGAGATGGTCCAGGGTCCAG GCTGCAGGAGATTTCAATGCCAAACTTGGGGTTACAATTCTTG GCGAAGCTGTTAGTGTTGAAGATGAAGTTGTGGTGGTCAATAGCATTGTTCTTCCAAACAAGACACTCAATGTGAGTGTTCAGGAGGAAATAATCTTGTAA
- the LOC110618320 gene encoding mannose-1-phosphate guanyltransferase alpha isoform X2 → MGSSGEKVVAVIMVGGPTKGTRFRPLSLNVAKPLFPLAGQPMVHHPISACKRIPNLAHIYLVGFYEEREFALYVSSISNELKVPVRYLREDKPHGSAGGLYNFRDLIMEDSPSHIFLLNCDVCCSFPLREMLEAHRRYGGMGTILVIKVSAESASQFGELVADPDTKELLHYTEKPETFVSDLINCGVYVFTPDIFTAIQGVSSQRKDRANLRRLSSFEALQSATRSIPTDFVRLDQDILSPLAGKKKLYTYETMDFWEQIKTPGMSLKCSALYLAQFRYNSPHLLASGDGSKSATIIGDVFIHPSAKVHPTAKIGPNVSISANARIGPGARLISCIILDDVEVMENAVVIHAIVGWKSSIGRWSRVQAAGDFNAKLGVTILGEAVSVEDEVVVVNSIVLPNKTLNVSVQEEIIL, encoded by the exons ATGGGTAGCTCTGGTGAGAAGGTTGTGGCTGTGATTATGGTCGGTGGACCAACTAAAG GGACTCGATTCCGGCCATTGTCATTGAATGTCGCCAAGCCTCTTTTTCCTTTAGCAGGACAACCAATGGTTCACCATCCAATTTCTGCTTGCAAAAGG ATTCCAAACCTAGCACATATCTATCTTGTCGGTTTTTATGAGGAACGAGAATTTGCATTGTATGTTTCATCAATCTCAAATGAGCTTAAAGTCCCTGTGAG ATATTTGAGGGAAGACAAGCCACATGGTTCAGCTGGTGGGCTTTATAACTTCAGAGATCTAATCATGGAAGACAGTCCG TCTCATATCTTCTTGTTGAATTGTGATGTTTGCTGCAGTTTTCCTCTCAGAGAAATGCTTG AGGCTCATAGAAGATATGGTGGGATGGGAACAATTCTAGTAATCAAG GTTTCTGCTGAGTCAGCCAGCCAGTTTGGTGAATTGGTAGCTGATCCTGACACCAAAGAATTGTTGCATTACACAGAGAAACCAGAAACATTT GTAAGTGACCTGATAAATTGCGGTGTATATGTGTTTACACCAGATATTTTTACAGCCATCCAGGGTGTTTCTTCTCAACGGAAAGATAGAG CTAATCTTAGACGTCTTTCCAGCTTTGAAGCACTTCAATCAGCCACAAG AAGCATTCCCACAGATTTTGTGAGACTGGATCAAGATATCCTGTCACCGCTTGCAGGCAAAAAGAAGCTCTATACATATGAAACCATGGATTTCTGGGAGCAAATTAAAACTCCTGG AATGTCTCTAAAATGTTCTGCTTTGTATCTTGCTCAATTCCGATACAACTCCCCACATCTTTTGGCTAGTGGAGATGGCTCAAAGAGTGCTACCATAATTGGCGATGTTTTTATTCACCCATCAGCAAAAGTACATCCAACTGCAAAG ATTGGTCCAAATGTCTCAATATCTGCTAATGCCCGAATAGGACCAGGTGCAAGGCTCATCAGTTGTATCATCCTCGATGATGTTGAAGTCATG GAAAATGCAGTtgttattcatgcaattgtTGGGTGGAAATCTTCCATTGGGAGATGGTCCAGGGTCCAG GCTGCAGGAGATTTCAATGCCAAACTTGGGGTTACAATTCTTG GCGAAGCTGTTAGTGTTGAAGATGAAGTTGTGGTGGTCAATAGCATTGTTCTTCCAAACAAGACACTCAATGTGAGTGTTCAGGAGGAAATAATCTTGTAA